Sequence from the uncultured Draconibacterium sp. genome:
GTTTAGTGTTCCGTCGGCTTTGGCCAGCACATTACTACCTACTTTTACTGTTATTTTTTTATAGCGGGTCTGCACAATTTTTTAGTTGTCTTTTATTTTTTTATACGAGGCCAGCACTCCCTGAATTAATGAGGAACTAAAGCCTTTGTGTTCCATTTCGTTCAATCCGGTAATCGTAACGCCCATCGGAGTGGTTACTTTGTCGATTTCTCTTTCGGGGTGATGTCCCGATTGTAACAACAATTCGGTTGCACCTTTTACTGTTTGTGCGGTGATTAGCTGTGCCATTTCGGCGCTAAAGCCGATCTCGATGCCGCCTTGCATGGCTGCACGGATATAACGCAGCGCATAAGCAATACCACACGACGAAAGTACCGTTGCAGCTGCCATCAGTTCTTCCGGAATCTCGATGGTTTTTCCCAGTTTGTCGAACAGTTCAACTACATACTCGCGGTATGGTTCGGTGTTGCCATTTGCCGAAATACAGGTTAGCGATTCCTGTAACGCAATCGCAGTGTTTGGCATTACTCT
This genomic interval carries:
- the proC gene encoding pyrroline-5-carboxylate reductase codes for the protein MENKKIAIIGVGNMGGAIALGLLKSGSVEAGNISVSDRKEATLKKMSELGIDAYENNIDAAKDADVIIVAVKPYHIEGVINNLKPILSPEKIFISIVAGVGIDDLGKMAGTDIPIFRVMPNTAIALQESLTCISANGNTEPYREYVVELFDKLGKTIEIPEELMAAATVLSSCGIAYALRYIRAAMQGGIEIGFSAEMAQLITAQTVKGATELLLQSGHHPEREIDKVTTPMGVTITGLNEMEHKGFSSSLIQGVLASYKKIKDN